In the Populus trichocarpa isolate Nisqually-1 chromosome 8, P.trichocarpa_v4.1, whole genome shotgun sequence genome, GTGCTGACCCCAGTTTTTTTTGGTAATGTGATTTTGTTGAGTTGAGTCATGTGTGTTGTTAAAGTTGCTTAAAGAGAAACTGTTAGTTAGGCTAAAATGCGATGCATATGTTAATTGAACAATTTATGCCGTAATGTGCCAGTTGCTTGCAAGAATTTATAAGGGAATTATGGTTTCAATGCTATGAAAATTTGAGCTGTTTGCTGATGTGTACAATTGCATCTAGTAGATCAGGTCATGTTAGTTGTTGCTTTACAATGCATTTCCTCATTTGGTCCATTCATGAAATTGacaaagaaatgtttttttttttttttgtttcttttcaacTTATAGTTATATGGTGCACCTCGGATTTATGAGAGAGACGTACCCTCTTCGTCGAATGTATTTGAGGATCCACTTCTCAATTATTTTAGGGATGTTCCTGATGAACAGTGGGTCAGGACAACTGATTTTACTCCATCATGCGGCATTGGGCATTCATCTTCATTATGTTTGGAACTTCCTAATCATCTACAACTTCCAAATTTCAACGAGAACTTTTTCTActataaagaaaatgaaggaacATTTGTTTTGGAGAGTGGTTTGACCTTTTCCCGCAATCCGGATCTAGTCCCCATTGTTGGCCCATCCTCAGGTGTTAATTTGCCTTATAACATCTTATTTAGGGTTAACTTGTTGGTTCAGAATGGGTGCCTTGCAGGGTCAATGCtcgatgatattttttacaGGTTGGTTGATCCAAATAGAATGCCTGTCCGTTGCATAGAGTATGCCCTTGAGAAGCTATATCACCTGAAAGAATGTTGTTATGAACCTTCTAAGTGGTTCAATGAACAGTACAAAAAGTATCTTACCTCAGGAAACCCTCCAAGGTCACCTGTTCTATCCTTAGATGCTGGTTTGGTATACGTTTACAAGGTTCAAATAACTCCTTGTAAAGTGTTTTTCTGTGGTCCAGAGGTTAATGTCTCAAATCGTGTACTTCGCCAATATCGAGAAGACATCGATAACTTTCTTCGTGTTTCTTTTGTTGATGAGGAGTTAGAGAAAATTCATTCAACAGATGTATCTCCGCGAACATCTTCTAGAAATGAGCTTAGGAGAACTGCAATTTACAACAGGATTCTTTCCACTCTGCAAAATGGTATAGTTATTGGTGATAAGAAGTTTGAGTTCCTTGCCTTTTCATCCAGTCAGTTGCGGGAGAATTCATGCTGGATGTTTGCTTCAAGACTCGGGCTCACTGCTGCAGATATAAGGGCATGGATGGGCAGTTTTCATAAGATTAGAAATGTGGCTAGGTATGCTGCCAGACTGGGTCAATCCTTTGGTTCATCCACTGAAACTCTGAGTGTTAGCAgccatgaaattgaaattattcCGGACATAGAAGTTTCAAGGGGAGGAACTAGATATTTGTTCTCTGATGGTATTGGCAAAATATCTGCTGAATTTGCAAGGAAAGTGGCCATAAAATGTGGCTGCAAAGGTTTCACTCCATCTGCATTTCAGATTCGATATGCTGGCTATAAAGGTGTAGTAGCAGTTGATCCAACTTCATCGAAAAAATTATCATTGAGGAGGAGTATGTTCAAATACGAGTCTGAAAACACAAAACTGGATGTTCTAGCACATAGCAAATATCAGCCTTGTTTTCTGAATCGCCAACTCATTACTCTTCTTTCTACTCTTGGAGTTCCAGATCATCATTTTGAGAGAAAGCAGAGAGAAGCTGTAGATCAACTTGATGCTATGTTGACAGATCCATTAAGGGCACAGGAGGCACTGGAGTTGATGTCTCCAGGAGAGAATACCAACATTCTCAAGGAAATGCTTTTGTGTGGTTATCAGCCTGATGCTGAACCATTCCTTTCAATGATGCTCCAAACATTCCGGGCATCGAAGTTGCTGGAATTACGGACAAAAACAAGGATATTTATTCCAAATGGAAGATCAATGATGGGATGTCTAGATGAAACTAGAACCTTGGAACATGGGCAGGTATTTGTAAAATTTTCTGGCTCTAGATTTCGGAACTTGTATGATAGTTCTGACATGTTCAGTGAAAGAGGACGAGGACAGTGTTATCTGATTAAGGGAAGTGTAGTGGTGGCCAAAAACCCTTGCTTGCACCCAGGTGATTTGCGCATTTTAAAGGCAGTGGATGTGCCAGCTTTGCACCATATGGTTGATTGTGTTGTTTTTCCGCAGAAAGGTCCAAGGTAAATCCCGCTACTTGTTTCCTTTTGCAACAATACACCCCAGATCACTTTTTGGGAAGATGTCAGTTTAGTTTGAGTTTCAGTTGTGCATGTTGTAGCTTTCACTATTTCTTATGACTCTTAAGACCATAAGTTTTCTGGTAAAGCACTTATCCAAAATTTCTCAGCATCATCACATATTCTGCACAGAGCCATAAAATAAACACAGGTACTTGTGCGCACACACAAACATGGGAAATTCATCGGGAAAAGTTTGTGCTTCCTTCCATATTTTATGCGAGTGTTGTGATGGGAGTGTTGGAGATTTCTTCTTTGCTAACTGGCATTAACAGTTTTCTTCATCACTGCAGTCGTAACTTTTTCTTGT is a window encoding:
- the LOC7457809 gene encoding RNA-dependent RNA polymerase 1; translation: MSKTVKVSGFPSSTTAGAVQVFLESHTGGGTVEALKIREIRTGGARKYAIVQFTTTRAAEQIISLANPRLWYGHSYLNARPMDRDIIPQPRSFLHTMESVTLHFGYQTSKEKFSAVWSGNNVSVNFGLGMRKLHFFLSHNLAEYKLNLLFENIWQIELHRPRGQTVKYLLIQLYGAPRIYERDVPSSSNVFEDPLLNYFRDVPDEQWVRTTDFTPSCGIGHSSSLCLELPNHLQLPNFNENFFYYKENEGTFVLESGLTFSRNPDLVPIVGPSSGVNLPYNILFRVNLLVQNGCLAGSMLDDIFYRLVDPNRMPVRCIEYALEKLYHLKECCYEPSKWFNEQYKKYLTSGNPPRSPVLSLDAGLVYVYKVQITPCKVFFCGPEVNVSNRVLRQYREDIDNFLRVSFVDEELEKIHSTDVSPRTSSRNELRRTAIYNRILSTLQNGIVIGDKKFEFLAFSSSQLRENSCWMFASRLGLTAADIRAWMGSFHKIRNVARYAARLGQSFGSSTETLSVSSHEIEIIPDIEVSRGGTRYLFSDGIGKISAEFARKVAIKCGCKGFTPSAFQIRYAGYKGVVAVDPTSSKKLSLRRSMFKYESENTKLDVLAHSKYQPCFLNRQLITLLSTLGVPDHHFERKQREAVDQLDAMLTDPLRAQEALELMSPGENTNILKEMLLCGYQPDAEPFLSMMLQTFRASKLLELRTKTRIFIPNGRSMMGCLDETRTLEHGQVFVKFSGSRFRNLYDSSDMFSERGRGQCYLIKGSVVVAKNPCLHPGDLRILKAVDVPALHHMVDCVVFPQKGPRPHPNECSGSDLDGDIYFVCWDPELIPSQQISPMDYTPEPPLQLDHDVTIEEVEEYFTNYIVNDSLGVIANAHTAHADKESLKAMSEPCVELARKFSIAVDFPKTGVPAEIPSNLRAREYPDFMEKPDKPSYESRNVIGKLFREVKDIAPRTSSIRSFTSDVARQCYDPDMEVDGFEDYIDDAFYYKSNYDYKLGNLMEYYGIKTEAELLSGSFMKMSKSFTKKRDAEAIGMAVRSLKKEARSWFNEKGSGLDSQADDVDAKASAWYHVTYHHNYWGCYNEGMNRDHFLSFPWCVYDKLIQIKRRNSARIRRSLILPSVERQFSRGLHLS